The genomic stretch CATCCAATGATCTGCTAGAACGAAACAAATAGACATTTTTGCTCCAAAATCTCTCATACATCCATTGTCCAATAAAAGCACCATTGTTTTGCTGTGAGGATATACAGTTCACAGCAGCTGTACCAAGGAATAGCACCTTATAACTTACAACAGCTCATATTTTATAGATgccattcctctcctccccctccctctcctcctctcccttctctctcccctccttcctctcatctccctcctctcctctccctccgccccctcccttctctctccctcccctcctctcctctcctccgcccctcccttcttctctcctctcccctcctctcctctcccctcatcatACTAttatcttatttaaaaaaaaaactttctcaCAGCTATTTAATGTCACAATATCAATGAGATACGGTAGAGAAGCAGACCTAAATATCTTCAGACTGTCTGATATGAGTTAGTTATCGACATGTGTTTATCGGTGCCAGCCATCCATTCTGTTATTCTCCACTATCATGCCCGGGTTATCAATCTCTGCTTGGGCCAGATTGTGTGAACGGTAGCCCCCTGCCCTCATAGCACACAgtcctgagactaaacacctaaAAGCATTGTTCCCTTCATGATGACCACTTTCATGTTGTTGTCTTGTTTATATTTAGATAAAAGCTGCTACAGAGCTGCTAAACAATGATGCAGTGAATAATAACGCTGAATAAACCCCTCTGTCTAAAAACCACACTGTTGAGTACTGTGACTAGTACTGTGACTAGTACTGTGACTAGTACTGGGACTAGTATGTGACTAGTACTGTTCGGCTTCCCCGGTTGTTTTTTGCTCTCAgagatagaaacacaatcatctctccatttaaaaaaaaaccaAACCAAGTAAGAAAGAGATATCCTAGATTAGACGACGAACTAGCGCTGTTTACATTCCTTCAACTGACTAGTTTTGGCAACATGTCCTCTGTTGGATGTTCCCGTTAGCGTCCGTCATTTGTGCCAGGTTAGTCCTTATCTTGGAGGTGGAGCCCGAGGTGGGGGGTAATTTGGAGATTGACGTGATAGCACCAGAGCCCCCGTCGGTGATACGCTTCACCGCCGTTTTGTCCCCCGTGGGAGGTTTGGGCAAGCGCCTCCTGAGCCAGGGGTGCCTGAGGGCCTGGCTGGGGGTCATGCGCACGGCAGGGTCCCACTCCAGACACTGCTTGATGAAGTCCAGGAACAGAGGGTCATCGCAGCCCTTCAAGGCCGTCACCCACTCCTTGCTCCCCGGSGGTCCCCTCAGCTTGCCCCGGCGGGAGCGCCCCCCGTTCAGCACCACCGAGCCGTCCGGCAGGGTCGTCACCGCGCAGTACCGGGGGTAACCCTTGGAGCTCACAAAGTTCTTGGCTCTCTTGGAAGAGTCCAGAAGTTTCTGCGAGGGCATGCCCAGCAGCTCGATGACGCATGCCAGCTGATCTCCTTCGTCTTCGCCCGGCACCAGAGGGTACCCGGTGAGCAACTCTGCCAAGATACAGCCCAGGCTCCACATGTCAATAGGCATCCCATAGCGTGACCCCAGGATGACCTCGGGAGCTCTGTAGAAACGAGACTGGATGTAGGTGTAAACCCGCTGGTGCTCGTAGCAGCTGGAGCCAAAGTCGATCACCTTGATCCCGCTGCGTCCCTGCTGCTTCAGGAGAATGTTCTCTGGCTTCAGGTCACAGTGGATGATCCGGTTCTTGTGCAGCGAGTCCAGACACTGCAGGATAGAGTGGGCGAACTTCCTGACGAGCGGCAAGCTGAAGCCCTGGAACTTGTTCTTCTTGATGAGCTCGTAGAGGTTCATGCTGAGGAGTTCAAAGGTCATGCAGATGTGGTTACGGAATGTGAAGTTCTCCAGCATGTGGATCACGTTCATGTTGGAGTCTTTGTCCTGCTTCCTCAGGTGCTCCAGGATCCGTATCTCCTCAGCCGCCTGGCGGTGGAACCTCTTCTCATTCCTCACCATCTTCAGCGCCACGTGGCAGTGGGCCTTGTGGTCGTAGGCCTTCACCACCTGACCGAAACTGCCCTTGCCGATCACCTTGAGAACCTCGTAGCGGTAGGAGACGTGGTCGTGGGGCACCTGGATGTAGGAGCCCTGATCGTCATCGTAGCCTCCGTTGTTGGACCCCCCGATCACCCCCGGCCTCTTCTTGGCGTTGGGGCCAGCGAAATACACCTCTGGRTAGCTGAAGATCTCATGGTGCTCGAAGGCCGTCAGCTTGGGCATGAACTGCTTCATGGCCTGCTCCGGGGTCAGGGTGGCCGGCTGAGGCTTGCTGTCGGTGGACTTGAGGGAAGCTGAGCTGCCCTGCCGACACTGGGCCGTGGTAGTGGTGATGTCGGGCTGCTGTCGGTCAGGCAGCGGTGGCCCTGCCCGGCCCACAGAGGTCAACCCATTGGGCTGTGCGGTCAACACTGTCCGTTGTTGCTGTTCTCCTCAAACAGCTGTTGAACGTGGATCTGTTGGTGGTTTCCCACGTGCGTGTGTCACTCATGGTGTGCTTATTGCCTCCGACCTGGAAGAGATCAGAGAGACGGAACAAGACattagaagcagcagcagcatcaacaGGAAAAGACCCATCTGAAAACAACAGACAGAAACAGTTGATGTGTCCATTGAACCCCGCACCCAAATACGTTGAGGAACTATTGAGTCGAGCACGTCAATTCTGGATTCTAAAAGACACAGGACATTTCATGGGGTTTAAAACAGTACATTATTTGTCTGAATCTCTAACCAACAACAAAGGTGTGTTTCTAGATATAATCCAGCTACCACTGTTTCTAGATATAATCCACTACCACTGACAGGAACACCtggttttagatgtgtttctagatataATCCAGCTACCACTGACAGGAACACCTGGTCttagatgtgtttctagatataAATCCAGCTACCACTGACAGGAACACCTGGTTAGATGTGTTCTAGATATAATCCAGCTACCACTGCAGAACACtggttttagatgtgtttctagatataATCCAGCTACCACTGACAGGAACACCTGGTCttagatgtgtttctagatataATCCACCTACCACTGACAGGAACACCTGGTTAggttttagatgtgtttctagatataATCCAGCTACCACTGACAGGAACACCTGGTTTTGATGTGTTTCTAGATATAATCCAGCTACCACTGACTGGAACACCtggttttagatgtgtttctagatataATCCAGCTACCACTGACTGAACCCtggttttagatgtgtttctagatataatccagctaccactgacaggaacacctggttttagatgtgtttctagatataATCCAGCTACCACAAACAGGAACACCTGGTTTTTAGATGTGTTTTAGATATAATCCCAGCTACCACTGATGGAACACCCTGGTTATAAGATGTGTTTTCTAGATATATCCAGCTACCACTGACAGGAACACCTGGTttttagatgtgtttctagatataATCCAGCTACCACTGACAGGAACATCtggttttagatgtgtttctagatataatccactaccactgactggaacacctggttttagatgtgtttctagatataATCCAGCTACCACTGACTGGAACACCTGATCTTTAGATGTGTTTTCTAGATATAATCCAGCTACCACTGACTGGAACACCtggttttagatgtgtttctagatataatccagctaccactgactggaacacctggttttagatgtgtttctagatataatccagctaccactgactggaacacctggttttagatgtgtttctagatataatccaactaccactgactggaacacctggtttttagatgtgtttctagatataATCCAGCTCACTGACAGGAACACCTGGTTAGGTttttagatgtgtttctagatataATTCAGCTACCACTGACAGGAACACCtggttttagatgtgtttctagatataATCCAACTACCACTGAcaagaacacctggttaggttttagatgtgtttctagatataATCCAACTACCACTGACTGAGAACACCtggttttagatgtgtttctagatataatccagctaccactgacaggaacacctggttttagatgtgtttctagatataaccaactaccactgactggaacacctggtttagatgtgtttctagatataATCCAACTACCACTGACAGGAACACCTGGTTAGGtttagatgtgtttctagatataatccagctaccactgactggaacacctggttttagatgtgtttctagatataATCCAGCTACCACTGAAGAGAACACCtggttttagatgtgtttctagatataatccagctaccactgactggaacacctggttatagatgtgtttctagatataatccagctaccactgacaggaacacctggttttagatgtgtttctaagatataatccagctaccactgacaggaacacctggttttagatgtgtttctagatataATCCAGCTACCACTGACTGGAAACACTGATCttagatgtgtttctagatataatccagctaccactgactggaacacctggttttagatgtgtttctagatataatccagctaccactgacaggaacacctggttttagatgtgtttctagatataatccagctaccactgactggaacacctggttttagatgtgtttctagataaatccagctaccactgacgaacacctggttttagatgtgtttctagatataatccagctaccactgactggaacacctggttttagatgtgtttctagatataatccagctaccactgactggaacacctggttttagatgtgtttctagatataatccagctaccactgactgaaacacctggttttagatgtgtttctagatataatccaactaccactgactggaacacctggttttagatgtgtttctagatataatccagctaccactgactggaacacctggttttagatgtgtttctagatataatccaactaccactgactggaacacctggttttagatgtgtttctagatataatccagctaccactgacaggaacacctggttttagatgtgtttctagatataatccaactaccactgactggaacacctggttttagatgtgtttctagatataATACAGCTACCACTGACAGGAACACCTGGTTAggttttagatgtgtttctagatataATTCAGCTACCACTGACAGGAACACCtggttttagatgtgtttctagatataATCCAACTACACTGActggaacacctggttaggttttagatgtgtttctagatataatccagctaccactgacaagaacacctggttaggttttagatgtgtttctagatacaatccagctaccactgacaggaacacctggttttagatgtgtttctTAGATATAATCCAACTACCACTGAcaagaacacctggttaggttttagatgtgtttctagatacaatccagctaccactgacaggaacacctggttttagatgtgtttctagatacaatccagctaccactgactggaacacctggttttagatgtgtttctagatataatccagctaccactgactggaacacctggttttagatgtgtttctagtataatccagctaccactgactggaacacctgatcttagatgtgtttctagatataatccagctaccactgactggaacacctggttttagatgtgttttctagatataatccagctaccactgactggaccacctggttttagatgtgtttctagatTAATCCAGCTACCACTGACTGGACACCTGGTTTTTAGATGTGTTTTCTAGATACAATCCAGCTACCACTGACTGGAACACCTGGTTTTAGGATGTGTTTCTAGATATAATCCAACTACCACTGACTGGAACACCTGGTTTTAagatgtgtttctagatataatccagctaccactgactggaacacctggttttagatgtgtttctagatataatccagctaccactgactgaaacacctggTTTTAGATTGTGTTTCTAGATATAATCCAGCTACCACTGAGAGAAACACCtggttttagatgtgtttctagatataATCCAGCTACCACTGACTGGAACACCTGGTTATAGATGTGTTTTTAGATATAATCCAGCTACCACTGACAGGAAACACCtggttttagatgtgtttctagatataATCCAGCTACCACTGGACAGGAACACCtggttttagatgtgtttctagatataATCCAGCTACCACTGACTGGAACACTGATCttagatgtgtttctagatataATCCAGCTACCACTGACTGGAACACCTGGTTTTAagatgtgtttctagatataATCCAGCTACCACTGACTGGACCACCTGGTttttagatgtgtttctagatataatcaagctaccactgactggaacacctggttttagatgtgtttctagataCAATCCAGCTACCACTGACTGGAAACCTgttttagatgtgtttctagatataatccaactaccactgactggaacacctggttttagatgtgtttctagatataATCCAGCTACCACTGACTGGAAAACCTGGTTTTAGATGTGTTTTCTAGATATATCCAGctaccactgactgaaacacctggttttagatgtgtttctagatataatccaactaccactgactggaacacctggttttagatgtgtttctagatataatccagctaccactgactggaacacctggttttagatgtgtttctagatataATCCAACTACACTGACTGGAACACCtggttttagatgtgtttctagatataatccagctaccactgacaggaacacctggttttagatgtgtttctagatataatccactaccactgactggaacacctggtttttagatgtgtttctagatataATAGCTACCACTGACAGGAACACCTGTTAggttttagatgtgtttctagatataATTCAGCTACCACTGACAGGAACACCtggttttagatgtgtttctagatataATCCAACTACCACTGACTGAGACACCTGGTTAGGTTt from Salvelinus sp. IW2-2015 unplaced genomic scaffold, ASM291031v2 Un_scaffold9631, whole genome shotgun sequence encodes the following:
- the LOC112079799 gene encoding LOW QUALITY PROTEIN: dual specificity tyrosine-phosphorylation-regulated kinase 2-like (The sequence of the model RefSeq protein was modified relative to this genomic sequence to represent the inferred CDS: inserted 3 bases in 3 codons), encoding SSTYLGAGFNGHINCFCLLFSDGSFPVDAAAASNVLFRLSDLFQVGGNKHTMSXHTHVGNHQQIHVQQLFEENSNNXTVLTAQPNGLTSVGRAGPPLPDRQQPDITTTTAQCRQGSSASLKSTDSKPQPATLTPEQAMKQFMPKLTAFEHHEIFSYPEVYFAGPNAKKRPGVIGGSNNGGYDDDQGSYIQVPHDHVSYRYEVLKVIGKGSFGQVVKAYDHKAHCHVALKMVRNEKRFHRQAAEEIRILEHLRKQDKDSNMNVIHMLENFTFRNHICMTFELLSMNLYELIKKNKFQGFSLPLVRKFAHSILQCLDSLHKNRIIHCDLKPENILLKQQGRSGIKVIDFGSSCYEHQRVYTYIQSRFYRAPEVILGSRYGMPIDMWSLGCILAELLTGYPLVPGEDEGDQLACVIELLGMPSQKLLDSSKRAKNFVSSKGYPRYCAVTTLPDGSVVLNGGRSRRGKLRGPPGSKEWVTALKGCDDPLFLDFIKQCLEWDPAVRMTPSQALRHPWLRRRLPKPPTGDKTAVKRITDGGSGAITSISKLPPTSGSTSKIRTNLAQMTDANGNIQQRTXLPKLVS